One Lacipirellulaceae bacterium DNA window includes the following coding sequences:
- a CDS encoding serine hydrolase domain-containing protein, whose amino-acid sequence MNRHNLVDSRNLLLLALLLGCYFKADSASSQEPKRNLTDQWVEQAAKPLIKERKVDGMSIGYLQGKHYGVVHLGAANRSKKKATNTTIYEVGSISKVFTGLLLADAVVRGEIDLQAAAATANAAGVQFPAYEGTPITWTNLATHRSGLPRLPNNFSAFNLQNPYQKYDSRLAAAYLENFELRRKPGESYEYSNFGASVLGYLVAENANSTYEQLLRDRIAKPLKMTDCTTKLSSEQKKRLATPHSRFSGVTPAWHFADLPGAGGVRASIRDMMRFARAQLQPPKGEIGEAIELAWKRHAVGDESGPALGLGWHIMGDGQTRWHNGQTGGSHASLFVNRQTKSAVVILCNTAAGNQIDELAMQMMRKAAGEKVELATAEQASGKAALKTAPFQAIRWQDEQPEVKVKGRWYKLVKLDHLTTEKILAFSRQTYNSKWQKRFEEDLVELLQAMGHAPNRRVTLEVQPLDSAETKTLKRIPMTKANRESIRNAAMDQAKDKPAKEKVDDEKLAADPQHRRRLEGRYQLNPNFIFTIRDRDGRMMVAITNQATQEVFPDSPTRWSYKGIEATLEFELPKQGQATGLILHQNGLKQKARRLR is encoded by the coding sequence ATGAACAGACACAACTTAGTCGACTCTCGAAATCTCCTGCTATTAGCCCTGCTGCTAGGTTGTTATTTCAAAGCCGACAGCGCGTCCTCTCAAGAACCAAAACGAAATTTGACCGACCAGTGGGTTGAGCAAGCTGCGAAGCCACTGATCAAGGAACGCAAAGTCGACGGCATGTCGATCGGCTACCTACAGGGCAAGCACTACGGTGTGGTCCATCTGGGCGCGGCCAATCGTTCCAAAAAGAAAGCCACCAATACGACCATCTACGAAGTTGGCTCCATCAGCAAAGTTTTCACCGGCCTGCTGCTCGCCGATGCGGTCGTGCGGGGCGAGATCGATCTCCAAGCGGCAGCAGCGACGGCGAACGCCGCTGGGGTGCAGTTCCCTGCATACGAGGGCACGCCCATCACGTGGACGAACCTCGCAACGCATCGCTCCGGCCTGCCACGGTTGCCCAACAACTTCTCTGCATTCAATCTGCAGAATCCCTATCAGAAGTACGACTCTCGATTGGCTGCCGCGTACCTCGAAAACTTCGAACTCCGCCGTAAGCCGGGCGAGAGTTACGAGTACTCAAACTTTGGTGCTTCGGTTCTTGGTTACCTCGTCGCGGAGAATGCGAACTCGACTTACGAGCAACTTTTGCGTGATCGTATCGCGAAGCCGCTGAAGATGACCGACTGCACGACGAAGCTCTCATCCGAGCAAAAGAAACGCCTCGCCACGCCGCACAGCAGGTTCAGCGGCGTCACTCCCGCCTGGCACTTTGCCGATCTGCCCGGTGCCGGAGGCGTGCGGGCGTCGATCCGTGACATGATGCGCTTTGCCCGTGCCCAACTCCAACCGCCCAAAGGTGAAATTGGCGAGGCGATTGAGCTGGCTTGGAAACGACACGCTGTCGGCGATGAATCCGGCCCCGCCTTGGGACTCGGCTGGCACATCATGGGCGACGGCCAGACCCGTTGGCACAACGGCCAGACCGGCGGCTCACATGCGTCACTGTTCGTGAATCGCCAAACGAAGTCCGCAGTGGTCATCCTCTGCAACACGGCTGCGGGTAACCAGATCGACGAACTGGCGATGCAAATGATGAGAAAGGCTGCCGGAGAGAAGGTGGAATTAGCCACCGCAGAGCAAGCTTCAGGCAAAGCCGCCCTGAAAACGGCTCCCTTCCAAGCGATCCGCTGGCAAGATGAGCAGCCGGAGGTGAAGGTCAAAGGCAGGTGGTACAAACTGGTCAAGCTCGACCACCTGACGACCGAAAAAATCCTCGCCTTCAGTCGGCAGACCTACAACAGCAAATGGCAGAAACGCTTCGAGGAAGATCTGGTCGAACTGCTCCAAGCCATGGGCCACGCACCGAACAGGCGAGTGACGCTTGAGGTGCAACCGCTCGATTCCGCGGAGACAAAAACACTCAAGCGAATCCCGATGACGAAGGCCAATCGCGAGTCAATCCGTAACGCCGCCATGGACCAAGCAAAAGATAAACCGGCCAAAGAAAAAGTTGACGACGAAAAACTCGCCGCCGATCCCCAACATCGCCGCCGCCTCGAAGGCCGCTACCAACTCAACCCCAACTTCATCTTCACCATCCGCGACCGCGACGGCCGCATGATGGTGGCGATCACCAACCAAGCGACTCAAGAAGTCTTCCCCGACAGCCCCACCCGTTGGTCGTACAAGGGAATTGAAGCAACGCTGGAGTTCGAACTCCCCAAGCAAGGCCAGGCCACCGGGCTGATTCTTCATCAGAATGGGTTGAAGCAGAAAGCGCGGCGGCTCAGATAA
- a CDS encoding sigma-70 family RNA polymerase sigma factor: protein MEIEDQELVRRVLSGQTAAFRQLVDRHQQAIYRFALGLLGKHEDAQDVTQEAFLAAFAHLSRYDPARSAFATWLFTIARNRCFNLLGRSRTVEHNELDSIADVSPADPIVRQEISEQLDRVLAALPVEQRSAFVLAEIEELPYTEIARIEQTTLGTVKSRIHRAKQKLQSLLKPVMRDSP, encoded by the coding sequence GTGGAAATCGAAGATCAAGAGCTCGTGAGGCGGGTCCTGTCTGGACAGACAGCCGCCTTTCGCCAGCTTGTTGATCGTCACCAGCAAGCGATCTACCGCTTTGCTTTGGGGCTGCTTGGCAAGCACGAAGACGCGCAGGACGTTACGCAAGAAGCCTTCCTCGCTGCGTTTGCTCATCTGTCCCGTTACGATCCGGCGCGGTCAGCCTTCGCAACTTGGCTGTTCACGATCGCCCGAAATCGGTGTTTCAACTTGCTCGGACGAAGTCGAACCGTCGAACACAACGAACTCGATTCGATCGCCGACGTTAGCCCAGCGGACCCAATCGTAAGACAAGAGATATCCGAACAGCTTGATCGCGTGTTGGCTGCTCTACCCGTAGAGCAACGCTCGGCGTTCGTCCTCGCCGAAATCGAAGAACTACCCTACACCGAGATTGCCCGCATCGAACAAACCACGCTCGGCACCGTGAAGTCGCGGATTCATCGAGCGAAGCAGAAACTCCAATCCCTACTTAAACCCGTGATGAGGGATTCGCCATGA